In Bacillus sp. FJAT-45037, the following are encoded in one genomic region:
- the spoIIP gene encoding stage II sporulation protein P: protein MRRRGFHGFTVKMNQTSLKRLAALIIVSVMTLFIFTGVLASLEPGYAMTSSSVHRWANGLEGEDFVHLLGMENQYFKQELPPDAEPIQLSALAFEVATSINPEDPRSLLGRELPGFSLFDSTIIVAGDGTDYTTLPVESAPPLEVILAEREATKESLAKLEELRKEQPAEGSTNGRKVAHIIHSHNTESFLPELETNDPSLAHHGEVNITLVGERLAQELEKRGIGTEVERRDVQSELKQRGWQYGKSYDASRDFVKEAIAQNDDLTYFFDLHRDAVPRELTTVTINGENYGRTWFVIGGEHASYEKNERLAEELHYKLEEKFPGLSRGVLLKKGPGTNGKFNQDLAENSLLVEIGGVYNTLEETLRSADALAEVFAEYYWENEAEAVDGEAASMTEEAVQTGGEEGEGK from the coding sequence ATGCGGAGAAGGGGATTCCATGGATTCACAGTGAAAATGAATCAGACAAGCCTAAAGCGTCTAGCAGCACTGATTATCGTTAGTGTGATGACCCTTTTTATTTTTACAGGCGTACTCGCTTCTTTAGAGCCGGGATATGCGATGACGTCCTCCTCTGTGCATAGATGGGCGAATGGTTTAGAAGGTGAGGACTTCGTTCATTTATTAGGAATGGAAAATCAATATTTTAAACAAGAGCTGCCACCAGATGCTGAACCAATTCAATTATCGGCACTCGCTTTTGAAGTAGCGACAAGTATTAATCCAGAGGACCCGAGGAGCTTGCTTGGCCGAGAGTTACCAGGGTTTTCGTTATTTGACTCAACCATTATTGTCGCAGGGGACGGAACAGACTATACAACCTTGCCAGTTGAATCAGCACCGCCTCTTGAAGTGATATTAGCAGAGAGAGAAGCGACGAAAGAAAGTTTGGCCAAATTAGAAGAATTGAGAAAAGAACAACCTGCAGAAGGATCGACAAATGGGCGAAAAGTTGCTCACATTATTCATTCACATAATACGGAATCCTTCTTACCAGAACTTGAAACGAATGATCCTAGCTTAGCCCACCACGGGGAAGTGAATATAACATTAGTTGGGGAAAGGCTCGCGCAAGAGCTTGAAAAACGAGGAATTGGAACAGAGGTAGAAAGACGTGATGTACAAAGTGAGTTAAAACAGCGTGGCTGGCAATACGGAAAATCGTATGATGCTTCAAGGGATTTTGTTAAAGAAGCCATTGCTCAAAATGATGACTTGACGTATTTCTTTGACCTACACCGGGATGCGGTTCCACGCGAATTAACGACAGTGACGATCAACGGAGAAAACTATGGCCGAACATGGTTTGTCATTGGTGGAGAGCATGCGAGCTATGAAAAAAATGAACGATTAGCGGAAGAGTTACATTATAAGTTAGAAGAAAAATTTCCAGGCTTAAGCCGAGGCGTCCTGTTGAAAAAAGGGCCAGGAACAAACGGGAAATTTAATCAAGATTTAGCTGAAAATTCATTGCTAGTTGAGATTGGTGGAGTTTACAACACCCTAGAAGAAACGCTGCGTTCAGCCGATGCTCTTGCGGAAGTCTTTGCAGAATACTATTGGGAGAATGAAGCAGAAGCCGTAGATGGTGAAGCGGCGAGCATGACGGAGGAAGCGGTTCAAACGGGTGGAGAAGAGGGAGAGGGGAAATAA
- a CDS encoding YqzM family protein, producing the protein MNHFEKEVQSNRNDAIDSGVAFVVSFGFFATIFIIASLVDVFSAF; encoded by the coding sequence ATGAATCATTTTGAAAAAGAAGTACAAAGTAATCGTAATGATGCAATCGATTCTGGTGTTGCCTTTGTTGTTTCTTTTGGCTTCTTCGCAACGATTTTTATCATTGCTTCGCTTGTCGATGTATTTTCAGCATTTTAA
- the gpr gene encoding GPR endopeptidase, translating to MKNELNLDQYQIRTDLAVEAHQLAIEEEERKAPEAEDNPVSGVHIEEETIDEVKVTTVVIDEVGAKRLGKKQGSYLTFESQGIRRKDTEIQEKMERVFAAQFHQFMVNLGIKEEDTCLIVGLGNWNVTPDALGPIVAENLLITRHLFELAPEQVQDGYRPVSAVTPGVMGLTGIETSDVIFGIIEKTKPDFVIAVDALASRSIERVNATIQVSDTGIHPGSGVGNKRKELSQDTLGIPVIAVGIPTVVDAVSITSDTIDYVLKHFGREMKEGDAPSRSLAPAGMTFGEKRVLTDEDLPTDEKKQTIMGMVGTLPEEEKRQLIREVLAPLGHNLMVTPKEVDVFIDDMANVIAAGLNAALHKKVNQDNVGAYTH from the coding sequence TTGAAGAATGAATTAAACTTAGATCAATACCAAATCCGAACAGATCTAGCTGTAGAAGCTCACCAACTAGCGATTGAAGAAGAAGAACGTAAAGCTCCTGAAGCAGAAGACAATCCAGTAAGTGGTGTTCATATTGAAGAAGAGACGATTGATGAAGTGAAAGTGACGACTGTGGTAATCGATGAAGTGGGGGCGAAGCGGCTTGGTAAGAAGCAAGGATCTTATTTGACGTTTGAGTCTCAAGGCATCCGCCGCAAAGATACAGAGATTCAAGAAAAGATGGAGCGAGTGTTTGCGGCTCAGTTCCATCAATTCATGGTCAACCTTGGAATCAAGGAAGAAGATACTTGCTTAATTGTTGGATTAGGAAATTGGAACGTCACGCCTGATGCATTGGGGCCGATTGTAGCAGAAAATCTTCTGATCACAAGGCATTTATTTGAGCTGGCACCTGAACAAGTTCAAGATGGTTATCGTCCTGTCAGTGCGGTCACACCTGGGGTCATGGGGTTAACGGGCATCGAGACGAGCGATGTGATATTTGGAATTATTGAAAAAACAAAGCCGGATTTCGTTATTGCAGTTGATGCGTTAGCGTCTCGTTCGATTGAGCGCGTGAATGCAACCATTCAAGTATCCGACACAGGCATTCACCCAGGTAGTGGGGTAGGGAATAAGCGGAAAGAGTTAAGTCAAGATACTCTAGGGATTCCAGTGATTGCAGTAGGGATACCAACCGTCGTTGATGCGGTTTCGATTACAAGTGACACGATTGACTATGTGTTAAAACATTTTGGACGTGAAATGAAAGAAGGAGACGCTCCGTCACGCTCACTCGCTCCTGCTGGGATGACATTTGGTGAAAAGCGTGTGTTAACGGATGAAGATTTACCGACTGATGAGAAAAAACAAACGATTATGGGTATGGTCGGCACATTACCTGAAGAGGAGAAACGTCAACTCATTCGCGAAGTGCTCGCTCCGCTTGGTCATAATCTCATGGTGACACCTAAAGAAGTCGATGTCTTTATTGACGACATGGCCAATGTGATTGCGGCTGGTTTAAATGCAGCTCTCCATAAAAAAGTAAACCAAGATAATGTAGGCGCCTATACTCATTAA
- a CDS encoding DUF2533 family protein, translating to MTNVHAQISEQVKNHRQAQKEFLALDAKREQAIDRVLKEAKKGLHISVQEINSITKEMNEIASTFYFPPRKEVTHDMILDYLHRSE from the coding sequence ATGACGAATGTACATGCACAAATTTCAGAACAAGTAAAAAATCACCGCCAAGCTCAAAAGGAATTTCTAGCACTTGATGCCAAAAGAGAGCAAGCGATTGATCGTGTGTTAAAAGAAGCAAAAAAAGGCCTACATATTTCTGTTCAAGAAATTAATTCGATTACAAAAGAAATGAATGAGATTGCTTCTACGTTTTATTTTCCACCTCGTAAAGAAGTGACTCATGACATGATCCTAGACTACCTCCATCGTTCCGAGTAA
- a CDS encoding ComE operon protein 2: MERISWDQYFMAQSHLLALRSTCTRLMVGATIVREKRIIAGGYNGSVSGSDHCIDNGCYVVDHHCIRTIHAEVNALLQCAKFGVPTQGAEVYVTHFPCVHCAKSIIQAGIKHVFYATDYKNHPYAVELFETAGVKVSQVVLEQPVLDIHSKGKQELTEKMYTKLKQAGLSESELHELTEEMHLLYDPKE; this comes from the coding sequence ATGGAACGAATTTCATGGGATCAATATTTTATGGCACAAAGCCATCTGCTCGCATTAAGAAGTACGTGTACACGCCTAATGGTCGGGGCGACGATTGTAAGAGAGAAACGAATTATCGCTGGAGGATACAATGGGTCGGTGTCAGGAAGCGATCATTGCATTGACAATGGCTGTTATGTTGTCGACCATCATTGCATTCGAACGATACATGCAGAAGTGAATGCGTTGCTTCAATGTGCGAAATTTGGTGTTCCCACACAAGGAGCAGAGGTATATGTGACGCATTTTCCATGTGTTCATTGTGCAAAATCAATTATTCAAGCAGGAATTAAACACGTCTTCTATGCAACAGACTATAAAAATCATCCGTATGCCGTTGAATTATTTGAGACTGCGGGCGTAAAGGTCTCACAAGTCGTTCTAGAACAACCCGTACTAGACATTCATTCAAAAGGAAAACAAGAACTAACAGAGAAGATGTACACCAAATTAAAACAGGCTGGATTAAGCGAGTCCGAATTACACGAATTAACCGAAGAAATGCACTTATTATACGATCCAAAAGAATAA
- the rpsT gene encoding 30S ribosomal protein S20: protein MPNIKSAIKRVKTSDKRRAQNTAVKSALRTAIKNFEAKVEAGEKENASAAYVEATKKLDKAANKGLIHKNAASRQKSRLAKKLNSLSA from the coding sequence ATGCCAAATATTAAATCTGCAATCAAACGTGTGAAAACAAGCGACAAGCGTCGTGCGCAAAACACTGCTGTTAAATCTGCTCTACGTACTGCGATCAAGAACTTTGAAGCGAAAGTAGAAGCTGGTGAAAAAGAGAACGCTTCTGCAGCATATGTTGAAGCAACGAAGAAGCTTGACAAAGCAGCAAACAAAGGTCTTATTCATAAAAATGCAGCTTCACGTCAAAAGTCTCGTCTAGCTAAAAAGCTAAACAGCCTTTCTGCATAA
- a CDS encoding DNA internalization-related competence protein ComEC/Rec2 — protein MVYSVIAALAAMLGLIFVLRGPSLLFYLIWLFLLFLLVKNASERRVKIILVLVVFTVYAGLAMYGQSQNQTLHHAGEQIIEARVHSLPKIDGDSLSLRVKSSLGELIQVHGYFDTMEQQKAFKQVIPGDQCRFEGSLHTPSDPTNFYQFNYKQYLYEQNIHWILQPDLSKLSCQSVKSSVYYRLQAFRHHQMERIQQQVHPKTAGIIIALVFGERMYVENEVIKAYQQLGVIHLLAVSGLHVGLIVSALFFLFIRLGTTRERAYDILCLFLPIYIVLAGGAPSVVRAALMTLLVLLFLRFKVPLPPLFSIIIVFLLYLAIQPFILFQLGFQLSFLVSFVLLLSAETINRVYSRWASRLLAVTILAQLASLPLLLSSFYQFSFLTLLLNIIFIPLISFIVLPLSLLSVLLMNVLPLSLNVPILLLQLIIPPLHQAIVNVNQVPMFSFVTGKPYALVLVCFFLVCLISLIKWEQQKRSWWLTPVVGFLFVCMLQVSIPFLKTEAVVTMLDVGQGDSFVIELPRRRAVYVIDTGGTIRFQQEEWRQRETSYDVGRDVVLHYLNAKGIRRVDALILSHGHYDHIGGAKELVGGITINNVLYGIGDVEGEFERELLTGLAAHGAAIEFVEAGITWREGDSQFAVLSPFGTEQELNDRSIVLYAEIEGVRFLFTGDLEEGGEERLVREYPQLSIDVLKVSHHGSRTSTTESFLTHVKPKLALISAGRNNRFNHPHEEVTERLDEHEIPVLRTDQHGAVQLHIENGSMKFVGGNMKKTEQRESLATLFMYLNGTYCL, from the coding sequence ATGGTATATAGCGTAATAGCTGCTCTTGCGGCTATGCTCGGTCTCATCTTTGTGTTGCGAGGGCCGAGCTTGCTTTTTTATCTTATATGGCTCTTTCTTCTCTTCTTACTCGTTAAAAACGCATCCGAAAGAAGAGTGAAGATTATCCTCGTTCTAGTGGTGTTCACTGTCTATGCAGGGCTAGCGATGTATGGGCAAAGTCAGAACCAGACCCTTCACCATGCAGGGGAACAAATCATTGAAGCGAGGGTTCATTCCCTACCGAAAATAGATGGAGACAGTCTTTCGCTACGCGTGAAAAGTTCGCTCGGAGAACTCATTCAAGTCCACGGTTACTTCGATACAATGGAGCAACAAAAAGCCTTCAAGCAAGTCATACCAGGTGACCAGTGCCGCTTTGAAGGTAGCCTTCATACCCCGTCAGACCCTACCAATTTTTATCAATTCAACTATAAACAATACTTATATGAACAAAACATTCATTGGATTTTACAACCAGATCTATCAAAACTAAGCTGTCAGTCTGTAAAGTCCTCCGTTTACTATCGCTTACAAGCCTTTCGTCACCATCAAATGGAACGAATTCAACAACAAGTCCATCCAAAAACGGCGGGAATTATCATCGCGTTAGTCTTTGGCGAGCGAATGTACGTCGAAAATGAGGTGATCAAAGCCTACCAGCAACTCGGAGTGATTCATCTTCTCGCTGTGTCAGGGTTGCATGTTGGATTAATTGTGTCGGCGCTATTTTTTCTATTCATTCGACTAGGGACGACGAGAGAGCGAGCGTATGACATTCTCTGTCTGTTTCTACCCATTTATATAGTTCTCGCCGGGGGAGCGCCGTCAGTTGTTCGTGCCGCACTCATGACCCTCCTTGTGTTGCTCTTTCTTCGTTTTAAAGTTCCCCTACCACCCCTGTTCTCAATAATCATAGTGTTCTTACTGTATCTTGCTATCCAACCATTCATTCTTTTTCAATTGGGCTTTCAATTATCTTTTCTTGTGTCCTTCGTGCTCTTACTGTCTGCAGAGACGATCAACCGCGTCTACTCGAGGTGGGCATCAAGATTACTTGCGGTCACGATCCTAGCTCAACTCGCTTCGCTTCCTCTTCTTCTTTCCTCTTTTTATCAATTTTCGTTTCTTACTTTACTTCTTAATATCATCTTTATCCCGCTGATCTCGTTTATTGTCTTACCATTAAGCTTACTTAGTGTGTTACTAATGAACGTTCTGCCGCTATCGCTAAATGTTCCGATTCTTTTGTTGCAATTAATCATCCCTCCACTACATCAGGCGATTGTGAACGTCAATCAGGTACCGATGTTTTCGTTTGTGACAGGAAAGCCATACGCGTTGGTGCTCGTTTGTTTTTTCCTTGTTTGTTTGATCAGCCTGATAAAGTGGGAGCAGCAAAAACGATCCTGGTGGCTGACACCTGTCGTGGGGTTTCTTTTTGTGTGTATGTTGCAAGTATCGATCCCATTTCTGAAGACAGAAGCTGTCGTGACGATGCTCGATGTAGGTCAAGGCGATAGCTTTGTCATCGAATTGCCAAGAAGGCGCGCGGTGTATGTGATCGACACAGGAGGCACGATCCGGTTTCAACAAGAAGAATGGAGGCAGCGGGAAACAAGTTACGATGTCGGGCGAGACGTTGTTTTACATTATTTGAATGCAAAAGGGATTCGACGAGTGGATGCATTGATTCTCTCGCATGGGCATTATGACCATATTGGCGGGGCAAAAGAGTTGGTGGGAGGGATAACGATTAACAACGTGTTATATGGCATCGGAGACGTAGAGGGAGAGTTTGAACGCGAGTTATTAACAGGATTAGCAGCACACGGGGCAGCGATTGAATTTGTTGAGGCGGGGATTACGTGGCGAGAAGGTGATTCTCAATTCGCTGTGCTGTCGCCGTTTGGAACCGAACAGGAATTAAATGATCGCTCGATTGTGTTGTATGCAGAGATTGAGGGAGTGCGTTTTTTATTTACAGGAGATTTAGAAGAAGGGGGAGAAGAGCGATTGGTTAGAGAGTATCCGCAGTTGTCGATTGACGTTTTAAAAGTGAGTCATCACGGCAGTCGAACTTCAACGACGGAGTCTTTTTTGACCCATGTGAAACCGAAGCTTGCTTTGATTTCTGCGGGGCGAAACAATCGTTTCAATCATCCACATGAAGAAGTGACAGAGCGTTTGGATGAGCACGAGATTCCTGTGCTTCGAACCGATCAACATGGCGCAGTGCAGCTACATATTGAAAATGGGTCGATGAAGTTTGTTGGGGGTAACATGAAAAAAACAGAGCAGCGAGAGTCTCTCGCTACTCTGTTTATGTACCTAAATGGTACTTATTGCCTGTGA
- a CDS encoding class I SAM-dependent DNA methyltransferase, whose protein sequence is MSYQAFATLYDRLMADAPYDEWVTVLKRALAVDSLQGVSLLDVGCGTGELLVRLANQGADVTGVDLSNEMLVVAREKCMAAGVSPLLLHQDMRDLEVLGEFDAVTVFCDSLNYLETEKSVLAAFASLHKQLTQNGLLLFDVHSTTKMEQGFIGQTFADADEEISYIWHSFEGEHLYSVEHELTFFVRSEEGTYHRYDELHKQRTFSVEQYVTWLEEAGFSLEGVTADFGEEHPTDESERIFIVARKK, encoded by the coding sequence ATGAGTTATCAAGCCTTTGCAACACTGTATGATCGTTTAATGGCCGATGCTCCTTATGATGAGTGGGTAACGGTTTTAAAACGAGCTCTTGCAGTAGACTCCTTACAAGGGGTCTCTCTTTTGGATGTCGGTTGTGGCACAGGAGAATTGCTCGTTCGCTTGGCGAATCAAGGAGCAGATGTAACAGGGGTCGACTTATCAAATGAAATGCTAGTCGTTGCTCGTGAGAAATGTATGGCAGCCGGTGTTTCACCGCTTCTGTTGCATCAAGATATGCGTGACTTAGAAGTGTTAGGGGAGTTTGATGCAGTCACTGTGTTTTGTGATTCGCTCAACTATCTTGAGACAGAAAAGAGTGTTTTAGCAGCCTTCGCTTCACTGCATAAGCAATTAACACAAAATGGCCTGCTACTTTTCGATGTACATTCCACGACGAAAATGGAGCAAGGCTTTATTGGTCAAACATTTGCCGATGCGGATGAAGAGATTTCATATATTTGGCATTCTTTTGAAGGTGAACATCTATATAGTGTCGAGCATGAATTAACGTTCTTTGTGCGCTCAGAAGAGGGGACGTATCATCGCTATGATGAATTGCATAAGCAACGCACCTTCTCAGTCGAACAATACGTGACATGGCTTGAAGAAGCAGGCTTTTCTCTTGAGGGTGTCACAGCTGACTTTGGCGAAGAGCATCCGACAGATGAAAGCGAACGAATTTTTATTGTCGCACGTAAAAAGTAA
- a CDS encoding CvfB family protein — translation MELKPGFTVTLEVARKAKFGYFLTDGTTDILLHDNDVEGDVEIEQRLEVFLYHDHENRLCASMKMPILQGEQIAWLEVVSIKIGHGIFMYNGISRDLFLSIDELPYDRNLWPKPGDKLPVSYTWDKKGRLMARLVKGLPMEEQSVKAPDIMMNKEVKGRVYHYLDEGAAIFTDDKYLAYLHDNEMIQEPRYGEELSVRVIYVREDGRLNVTMHPLRSERQESDAEKLVRYMEERGGQMPYWDKSQPEDIKHRFDLSKAAFKRALGKLLKEGKIEQKDGWTHLKEKK, via the coding sequence ATGGAGTTAAAGCCTGGGTTTACAGTCACTCTTGAAGTAGCTCGTAAAGCGAAGTTTGGCTACTTTTTAACCGACGGCACAACCGACATCCTTCTCCACGATAATGACGTGGAGGGTGATGTTGAAATCGAACAACGCCTTGAAGTCTTCTTGTATCACGACCATGAAAATCGACTGTGTGCTTCGATGAAAATGCCGATTTTACAAGGCGAGCAGATTGCTTGGCTTGAAGTCGTTTCCATTAAAATAGGTCATGGCATCTTTATGTACAATGGCATTTCACGTGACTTGTTCTTATCAATCGATGAATTACCATATGATCGCAATCTTTGGCCGAAGCCCGGTGATAAGCTTCCTGTTTCCTACACATGGGACAAAAAAGGAAGATTAATGGCTCGTCTTGTGAAAGGGTTACCGATGGAAGAGCAGTCCGTCAAAGCGCCTGATATCATGATGAACAAAGAAGTGAAAGGTCGTGTCTACCACTACTTAGATGAAGGGGCAGCGATCTTTACCGACGACAAGTACTTAGCGTATCTTCATGACAATGAAATGATCCAAGAGCCACGTTACGGGGAAGAGCTATCAGTTCGCGTGATTTATGTACGCGAAGACGGCCGATTAAACGTGACGATGCATCCACTTCGTTCTGAACGTCAAGAAAGTGATGCGGAAAAGCTTGTTCGTTATATGGAAGAAAGAGGCGGTCAGATGCCTTATTGGGACAAGTCTCAGCCAGAGGATATTAAGCATCGTTTCGACCTAAGTAAAGCCGCATTTAAACGCGCGCTCGGTAAGCTTCTAAAAGAAGGGAAAATCGAGCAAAAAGACGGTTGGACGCATCTAAAGGAGAAAAAATGA
- the comER gene encoding late competence protein ComER, with the protein MKIGMIGLGSMGTILLESLIESKAASEDQFYVVNRTKEKALAAQKHYPNIHVLDSVCEVAKQSDYLFLCVKPLQFAEVIEEIAPICTQKQLLISITSPISVKQLEDKVDCKVARIIPTILNRALAGPTLISYGERCTDLDRVEIHSLMKHFSEPMEIDENITRVSSDIVSCGPAFFSYLLQQFIDGATRQTEITKDDATTLATNMIIGMGKLLEEGHYTLPTLQKRVCVPGGITGEGIKVLEQEVGHMFDHLFQQTHAKYYHEQKKITEAFSNQPTKK; encoded by the coding sequence ATGAAAATCGGAATGATCGGGCTTGGTAGCATGGGAACGATTTTACTTGAATCACTCATTGAATCGAAAGCTGCAAGCGAAGATCAGTTTTATGTGGTTAACCGCACCAAAGAAAAAGCATTAGCCGCGCAAAAGCACTATCCTAATATTCATGTTCTTGATTCGGTCTGCGAAGTCGCTAAGCAGTCTGATTATTTGTTCTTATGCGTCAAACCATTGCAATTTGCTGAAGTCATAGAAGAGATTGCCCCTATCTGTACACAAAAGCAACTTCTTATCTCGATAACGAGTCCGATCTCAGTAAAACAACTTGAAGATAAAGTCGATTGCAAAGTGGCCAGAATCATCCCCACCATCTTAAACCGCGCGCTCGCTGGACCGACTTTAATAAGTTACGGCGAACGGTGTACCGACCTAGATCGTGTGGAGATTCATTCATTAATGAAGCACTTCTCTGAACCGATGGAAATTGATGAAAATATTACGCGTGTGTCTTCAGATATTGTCAGTTGCGGGCCTGCTTTCTTTAGTTATTTGCTCCAGCAGTTTATTGACGGAGCGACTAGGCAAACAGAGATTACAAAAGATGACGCAACAACACTTGCTACTAATATGATTATCGGAATGGGAAAGCTTCTTGAAGAAGGGCATTATACTTTGCCAACTTTGCAAAAACGAGTGTGTGTTCCTGGCGGGATTACGGGAGAAGGTATTAAGGTGTTAGAGCAGGAGGTTGGGCATATGTTTGACCATCTCTTTCAACAAACACATGCAAAATATTATCATGAACAAAAGAAGATCACCGAGGCATTTTCGAATCAACCAACAAAAAAATAA
- a CDS encoding helix-hairpin-helix domain-containing protein, translating into MNFEGKNKYMVGVLTLVAISLSVVLILHFSNTDSVESAAMEWTFTTEEDEQDEDEPMTAPQTVTVDVKGAVVAPGVYVLEEERRVHEAIELAGGFLDDAYGDGVNLAAKLHDEMVIFVPTEGELEMAEFTQSIGGEGSSGGDGKISLNQATQAELETLPGIGPAKATAIIQYREEKGRFEQIEDLMDVSGIGQKSFEKFQDLISVK; encoded by the coding sequence ATGAATTTTGAAGGTAAAAACAAATATATGGTTGGCGTATTAACGCTTGTTGCGATTAGTTTAAGTGTAGTGTTAATTCTCCATTTTAGCAACACTGATTCCGTTGAGTCAGCGGCAATGGAGTGGACTTTTACGACAGAAGAAGACGAACAAGATGAAGACGAGCCAATGACGGCGCCTCAAACGGTCACGGTCGATGTGAAAGGAGCGGTCGTCGCACCAGGAGTGTATGTTCTAGAAGAAGAACGTCGCGTTCATGAAGCAATTGAGTTGGCAGGAGGATTTCTAGACGATGCTTATGGTGATGGGGTAAATTTAGCGGCTAAATTGCATGATGAAATGGTGATCTTTGTTCCAACTGAAGGAGAGTTAGAGATGGCTGAGTTTACGCAATCAATCGGAGGAGAGGGTTCTAGTGGTGGAGACGGGAAGATCTCTCTTAATCAAGCGACTCAAGCGGAACTCGAGACGCTACCTGGTATTGGACCAGCTAAAGCAACAGCGATTATACAATATCGAGAGGAGAAAGGTCGGTTCGAACAAATTGAAGACTTGATGGACGTTTCAGGGATCGGGCAAAAGTCATTTGAAAAGTTTCAAGATTTGATCAGTGTGAAATAA
- the rsfS gene encoding ribosome silencing factor: protein MTESKRLELALHAIDDKRAENIVGLDMKGISLIADYFVICHGNSEKQVQAIAHALKKLAQEEGIDIKRLEGFDQGRWVLVDLGDVVVHIFHKDERSYYNLEKLWGDARSIEIEGVLN, encoded by the coding sequence ATGACTGAATCAAAACGATTAGAATTAGCACTTCATGCAATTGACGACAAACGTGCAGAGAATATTGTAGGACTAGATATGAAAGGAATTTCATTGATTGCGGATTACTTTGTAATTTGTCATGGTAACTCTGAGAAACAAGTACAAGCAATCGCACATGCACTTAAAAAATTAGCGCAAGAAGAAGGCATCGACATTAAGCGTTTAGAAGGATTTGATCAAGGTCGTTGGGTCCTAGTTGACCTTGGTGACGTTGTCGTTCATATCTTCCATAAAGATGAGCGTTCATATTATAACCTCGAAAAACTATGGGGAGACGCACGATCGATTGAAATCGAAGGAGTTCTGAATTAA
- the holA gene encoding DNA polymerase III subunit delta, protein MNYLQAKKELRQGNVAPVYFIHGTQAFLIEDFTHQLLSQVVGQDGDDMNIITYNYSETPIEIAIQEAETMPFLGTNKVVIVKEFFAVTSQKQDSKIEHNLEALNQYLENPSPESTLVIIAPYEKLDERKKATKRLKKEATVIEATPFDERMMKQWIDDQVKSKDISITNQAVEKLLERVGFDLLMMASELHKLSLYVGDDGEIGAEAVELLVARTLEQDVFALIDYAVKKQLEQSLSIYHDLLKQKEDPLKILALLARQFRIYYQVKGLSKQAYSQKQIATQLKLHPYVVKLAGAKVAQFDERALLKLLNRAADTDYAIKSGKMDKVLAVELLLIRMTQEL, encoded by the coding sequence ATGAATTATTTACAAGCAAAAAAAGAATTGCGCCAAGGGAATGTTGCGCCTGTTTATTTTATTCATGGAACGCAAGCCTTTTTAATTGAAGACTTTACTCATCAGCTCCTAAGTCAAGTAGTTGGTCAAGACGGCGATGACATGAATATTATTACATATAATTATTCAGAAACACCGATTGAAATTGCGATCCAAGAAGCAGAGACGATGCCGTTTTTAGGAACGAATAAAGTAGTGATTGTGAAGGAGTTCTTCGCTGTAACAAGTCAAAAACAAGATTCGAAAATTGAACATAATTTAGAAGCGCTAAATCAATACCTTGAAAACCCATCTCCTGAATCGACCTTGGTCATCATTGCCCCGTATGAAAAGTTAGATGAACGTAAAAAAGCGACAAAGCGATTGAAAAAAGAAGCAACGGTCATTGAGGCGACGCCATTTGATGAGAGAATGATGAAGCAATGGATTGACGATCAAGTGAAGTCTAAAGACATATCAATCACGAATCAAGCGGTGGAAAAGTTGCTCGAACGTGTAGGGTTTGATTTGTTAATGATGGCATCGGAGCTGCATAAGCTCTCGTTATATGTAGGTGATGATGGGGAGATTGGTGCAGAGGCTGTGGAGCTATTGGTTGCGAGAACATTGGAGCAAGATGTGTTCGCGTTAATTGATTACGCGGTAAAAAAACAGCTAGAGCAATCGTTGTCGATCTATCATGATTTATTAAAACAAAAAGAAGATCCACTAAAGATTCTAGCTTTATTAGCGCGACAGTTTCGGATTTATTATCAAGTGAAAGGCTTATCAAAACAAGCCTATTCACAAAAACAAATCGCGACTCAATTGAAGTTGCATCCTTATGTGGTCAAGCTTGCTGGTGCTAAAGTCGCTCAGTTTGACGAACGGGCATTGCTGAAGTTATTAAACCGAGCAGCTGATACCGATTATGCGATCAAGTCAGGAAAAATGGATAAAGTGTTAGCGGTAGAATTACTGTTAATAAGAATGACACAAGAGCTGTAA